One Nitrospirota bacterium DNA segment encodes these proteins:
- a CDS encoding metal ABC transporter substrate-binding protein, producing MAKDKNRLVVKLFSLFFLSVLSYQGLAEGKILVMATTEHEALLAKEVGGEFIDARWIVGADIDPHSVEPDLSHLPWLEQADLFFVNGEQLEAGWLGPLIKEVKNKKIQQGAGGYITLSHGVVLLPYPDQELAGSRFQELLLKNGLNQNVKNHHYWLDPANTIPMIEQIKNAFIRVDPANSKIYDSTAEGLISRLKNKIKEWDDSMAPFRGKKIIAYHRSWNYLALRHGLEIVSYIEPKEMNRPDEARFKELARRFKDQRVALVLISATERPPFVDFDRVTDLAVRLHAHTVILSESMNPSSRRGDIISYFDAMYHSLTSVLK from the coding sequence ATGGCGAAGGATAAAAATCGTCTGGTCGTAAAGTTATTTTCCCTTTTTTTTCTGTCGGTCTTGAGCTATCAAGGCCTGGCGGAAGGTAAAATTTTAGTCATGGCGACCACGGAACATGAGGCTCTTTTGGCGAAAGAGGTCGGGGGCGAGTTCATTGACGCGCGCTGGATTGTCGGCGCCGATATTGATCCTCATAGCGTCGAACCCGATCTCAGCCATCTTCCATGGCTTGAGCAGGCGGATCTCTTCTTTGTCAATGGGGAACAGCTTGAAGCAGGCTGGTTAGGTCCCTTGATTAAGGAGGTCAAGAACAAGAAAATCCAGCAGGGAGCGGGAGGGTATATTACCCTTTCTCACGGGGTGGTTCTCTTGCCTTATCCGGATCAGGAACTTGCCGGAAGTCGATTTCAGGAACTCCTGTTAAAAAACGGCTTAAATCAAAATGTGAAGAATCACCACTATTGGCTGGACCCCGCCAATACGATACCGATGATTGAACAGATCAAGAATGCTTTTATCCGGGTGGACCCCGCCAATTCCAAAATCTATGACTCGACCGCAGAAGGATTGATCTCACGGTTAAAAAACAAGATCAAGGAGTGGGACGACAGTATGGCCCCTTTCAGGGGAAAAAAGATCATTGCCTACCACCGAAGCTGGAACTATCTGGCCCTAAGGCATGGGTTGGAAATCGTCAGTTACATTGAACCCAAAGAGATGAATCGGCCCGATGAAGCGCGTTTTAAAGAATTGGCCCGGCGATTTAAAGATCAACGCGTCGCATTGGTACTCATTTCGGCTACGGAGCGCCCTCCTTTTGTCGATTTCGATCGGGTAACGGACCTGGCGGTGAGACTCCATGCGCATACCGTCATTCTTTCTGAATCAATGAATCCATCCAGTAGGCGGGGAGACATTATCTCCTATTTTGACGCCATGTATCACAGTCTGACTTCCGTTTTAAAATAA
- a CDS encoding metal ABC transporter permease, protein MDWLRHIPLLSRILLVESNGMSFLDAMPLLYSGILACTLAALVSSFLGVFIVLKRIVFVSAALSQVSALGIAISIVMGLFFGVHFTEGEQSGFLSVPALVSFLFAVVAALLLAIQVGERKITRESIVGISYVLPAGLVLLILDKVAVETHEIDNILFGNAVFVSDKQLFLLAGASLLIFAIHALLHKEFLFSSFDAESARAMGIKAVAFNQLLYFTFALAISISISAIGALPVFSFMVIPATSALLVSDHIKRVFVLATIFGLLSALFGFYFSFVYSLPTGSAMLTVSSFFLLPGLLRRYFIK, encoded by the coding sequence ATGGACTGGCTTCGTCATATTCCGCTTCTCTCCAGAATTCTTCTCGTCGAAAGCAATGGCATGAGCTTCCTCGATGCGATGCCGCTCCTTTATAGCGGCATTCTGGCCTGTACGCTGGCGGCTCTGGTGAGTTCATTTCTCGGGGTGTTCATTGTTCTCAAGCGGATCGTCTTCGTCAGTGCCGCACTGTCGCAAGTTTCCGCCTTGGGAATTGCGATCTCCATCGTCATGGGACTCTTTTTCGGAGTACATTTTACCGAGGGAGAACAGAGCGGATTTCTTTCAGTTCCTGCGTTGGTATCGTTTCTTTTTGCAGTGGTCGCCGCGCTCCTGTTGGCCATTCAGGTCGGGGAAAGGAAGATTACACGGGAATCCATTGTCGGGATCAGCTATGTCCTGCCTGCGGGTCTCGTCCTGCTGATCCTCGACAAGGTCGCTGTGGAGACTCATGAAATCGATAATATTTTATTCGGAAACGCGGTTTTTGTTTCCGATAAACAGCTGTTTCTTTTGGCAGGGGCTTCATTGTTGATCTTTGCGATTCATGCCTTGCTCCATAAGGAATTTCTCTTTTCCTCTTTCGATGCCGAGTCCGCCAGGGCAATGGGTATCAAAGCGGTCGCGTTCAATCAGCTGCTCTACTTTACATTTGCTCTGGCGATTTCAATATCCATCAGTGCAATCGGTGCCTTGCCGGTCTTTTCATTTATGGTGATACCGGCGACTTCGGCCCTTTTGGTTTCTGACCACATCAAGCGGGTTTTTGTTCTGGCCACGATATTTGGCCTTTTGTCAGCGTTATTCGGGTTTTATTTTTCTTTTGTCTACTCTCTGCCAACCGGATCAGCCATGTTGACCGTTTCTTCCTTCTTCCTGCTGCCAGGTCTTCTCAGGCGGTATTTTATTAAATAG